The Amycolatopsis umgeniensis DNA segment GCGGCCCGCTCGCGCCCGAGACGACCGGCCGGATCCGGCCCGGTGACCGCGCGCCGGACGCGCCGCTGAAGGACGCGAACGGCAAGCCGGTCCGGCTGTTCGAGCTGCTGCGCGGTCCGCAGCCGACGGTGCTGGTGTTCGGTGACGGTCCGGCACCCGAAGGCGCGCGGCGGATCCTTCCCGCGGGCAGCGCACTGTCCGATGTGGACTTCGAGGACGTCGGCGGGCACGCCTTCGCCGCGTATGAGGCCGAGAACGGGCGGCAGGTGCAGATCCGTCCGGACGGCTACATCCGCGGGCTCACCGCCTGAGCGGCCGCGTCGACCTCCGCCCAGACGTCGCGCCAGACGGCACGGACCTCGGCGCGGCGCAGCAGTTCCTTCTCCGCGACCCGGCCCGCGATGAAGGCGACTTCGGCGTCGACGGAGTCCACGACACCGCGCATGCGATCGGCCGCGACGCAGGCGTCCTGGTGGTCCCCGAGGACGGTCTGGAAGTTCTTCGTCGCCTTGATCAGCCGCTGGATCCGCTCCGCCTGCTTCTTCTTCGCGGCGGGCTTCGCCATCTCGGCGGCGTAGCGCAGCTTCTTGCCGTAGATGCGAAGCGCGTGAAGGTCGTCGTCCGGGGGAACGGAGGGAAGCGCCTTCACGGCCTTCGCGAGCTTTCGATGCGGCTTCGCGAGACCGGCGACCAGATCAGCCGAGGTCTGGGGGCTTTCGTCGGCTTCTTCGGTGGCGGGTTGCCGGGCGAGACGGCCGATGTCCTGCAGCATCGAGGCGTACCGGGGGCTGGCGAGCGCGCGGGTGAGACGCCGCTTCGCGACCCCGCGTTCGGTGACGAACTTCGAAACCAGGCGGCGCGCGGCGGGCTGGTCGCGCACCTCGAACTCGGCGACGACCTCACGGAGATGCCCGATCAGGACGTCGAAGTCGCGGACGTCGCCGAGCGACTGGCCGAGCCAGCCGAGTTCGGCGCGGACGGGCTCCGCGTCCGGGCCGACGAGGCGGCCCGAGAGTTTGAGGACACTCCGCATGCGGCGCAGCGCGACCCGCATCTGGTGCAGGTCTTCGGGGTCGACGCCGGATTTGGTGCCGGGCTCGTGCGCGAGGAGCGCGCGGATCTCGACGTCGAGTTTGACCCGGACGTGGGTGGCCGCCGGATCCTCCGGCCCGGCTTTCGCGGGACGGTCGCCGAGCCCGAGCGCGGCCGGAGTGGTCGAAGGGACGTTCTTACGCGGCAGGGTCTCGGCTGTCACAAGATGAATTCTAAGTGAACCGGCAAGGTGGTCCAGGCCGTGAGAGAAGCAAGGGACCTTTGCTATCGCTCTCCGGGGGAGAGTGATAGCAAAGGTCCCTTGCTCTCTTCCCGCAGGTCAGTTGGCGTGCAGGGCCGCGTTCAGCTCGATGCCGACGCCGCTGCGTGCGACGACCTCGACGGCGCCGGTCCCGGAATTCCGCCGGAACACCGCGCCCGAGATGCCGGACAGCTCCAGCGCCTTCACGACCTTGCCCTCGAAGCTCACCTTCGTGCCCGCGGTGACGTAGAGGCCCGCTTCGACGACCGAGTCGTCGCCGAGCGAGATGCCGACGCCGCCGTTCGCGCCGATCAGGCAGCGCTCGCCGATCGAGATGGTCTCCTTGCCGCCGCCGGACAGCGTGCCCATGATCGACGCGCCGCCGCCGACGTCGGAGCCGTCGCCGACCACGACACCCGCCGAGATCCGGCCTTCGACCATCGAGGCGCCGAGCGTGCCGGCGTTGAAGTTGACGAAGCCCTCGTGCATGACCGTGGTGCCGTTGGCCAGGTGCGCGCCGAGACGGGCGCGGTCGGCGTCGGCGATGCGGACGCCGGTGGGCACGACGTAGTCCACCATCCGCGGGAACTTGTCCACGCTGTAGACGGTGACGTTGCCGCGCGCCCGCAGACGTAGCCGGGTCGCCTCGAAGCCCTCGACGGGGCACGGACCGTGGTTGGTCCACACGACGTTCGCCAGCAGGCCGAAGACGCCGTCCAGGCTCGCGCCGTGCGGCCGGACCAGACGGTGCGACAGCAGGTGGAGACGCAGGTAGACGTCGTGCGTGTCGCCGGGGGCGTCGGCGAGGCGCGCGACGGTCGTGCGGACCGCGACGACCTCGACACCGCGATCGGTGTCCGGGCCGAGCTGGGCGGCGGCCGCCTCGCCGAGGGCCTCTGTCGCCTCTTCGGCGGTCAGCCGGACGGTGCCGGCCTTGCCCTCGGTGCCGCTGGTCAGCTTGGGCAGCGGGAACCAGGTGTCCAGCACCGTGCCGTCGCTCGTGACGGTGGCCAGTCCGACGCCGGTGGCGCCGGTCGTTTCGGGATCAGGGGTCTGCTCGCTCACGCCCTGAACGGTAACCCAGTGACCTGCGTCAACCGCCGACGAGGTTCTGCACCGTGGTCAGCGCCGCCGACATGTCGGTGAGCGCCTGGGTGCACGGCCCGCCCGGTGCCGCCTGGTCCTGGCAGTTCGTGGTGCGGAAGACGGAGATCGGGCGGTCGAGCGCTTCGGCGTTCGGCACCAGATCCGGCCTGCGCTTGCGGACGTTGCCCGCCGCGCCGGAGAGTTCGGTGACGTACTTCTGGCAGCC contains these protein-coding regions:
- the dapD gene encoding 2,3,4,5-tetrahydropyridine-2,6-dicarboxylate N-succinyltransferase, which encodes MSEQTPDPETTGATGVGLATVTSDGTVLDTWFPLPKLTSGTEGKAGTVRLTAEEATEALGEAAAAQLGPDTDRGVEVVAVRTTVARLADAPGDTHDVYLRLHLLSHRLVRPHGASLDGVFGLLANVVWTNHGPCPVEGFEATRLRLRARGNVTVYSVDKFPRMVDYVVPTGVRIADADRARLGAHLANGTTVMHEGFVNFNAGTLGASMVEGRISAGVVVGDGSDVGGGASIMGTLSGGGKETISIGERCLIGANGGVGISLGDDSVVEAGLYVTAGTKVSFEGKVVKALELSGISGAVFRRNSGTGAVEVVARSGVGIELNAALHAN
- a CDS encoding CHAD domain-containing protein → MTAETLPRKNVPSTTPAALGLGDRPAKAGPEDPAATHVRVKLDVEIRALLAHEPGTKSGVDPEDLHQMRVALRRMRSVLKLSGRLVGPDAEPVRAELGWLGQSLGDVRDFDVLIGHLREVVAEFEVRDQPAARRLVSKFVTERGVAKRRLTRALASPRYASMLQDIGRLARQPATEEADESPQTSADLVAGLAKPHRKLAKAVKALPSVPPDDDLHALRIYGKKLRYAAEMAKPAAKKKQAERIQRLIKATKNFQTVLGDHQDACVAADRMRGVVDSVDAEVAFIAGRVAEKELLRRAEVRAVWRDVWAEVDAAAQAVSPRM